The following proteins come from a genomic window of Armatimonadota bacterium:
- the ssb gene encoding single-stranded DNA-binding protein codes for MLNRVILIGRLTRDPELRYVPSGQPVASFTLAVDRPFTNQAGERETDFIDIVAWRKLADQVSQHLSKGRLVAVEGRLQIRSYETQDGQKRKVAEVVADAVRFLDRKGAQAATAAPEPAAADFEPEEEDVPF; via the coding sequence GTGCTGAACCGGGTGATCCTGATTGGTCGCCTCACCCGCGACCCAGAACTGCGGTACGTGCCCAGCGGTCAGCCCGTGGCCTCGTTCACCCTGGCGGTGGACCGCCCGTTCACCAACCAGGCGGGCGAGCGGGAGACCGACTTCATCGACATCGTGGCCTGGCGCAAGCTGGCCGACCAGGTCTCGCAGCACCTGAGCAAGGGGCGGCTGGTGGCTGTGGAGGGACGGCTGCAGATCCGTTCCTATGAGACCCAGGACGGGCAAAAGCGCAAGGTGGCCGAAGTGGTGGCCGACGCCGTGCGGTTCCTCGACCGCAAGGGCGCCCAGGCAGCGACGGCGGCACCGGAGCCGGCCGCCGCGGATTTCGAACCTGAGGAGGAGGACGTGCCGTTCTAG
- a CDS encoding DUF2232 domain-containing protein — protein MRRTRLSTRGLTEGAIQAALVAVLALLTRYVPLAVLATTFLMPLPLMVLTIRHGVRPAVLAAVVSGLVAGVLSGDLLTGVGILVAVAPFGIMVGLGARRGWSGPAIVGVAVLVSGVSLVANGLLLLAFLGINPVQQYSEMVLTMRQQMEGAASLYGRLGLGQEAAESYRRTMLAVLDLMPRLVLFGFVTTAVTTGWLNYEVARPILRRVGHPLPALPPASTWRLPGLALWLLPLAWLISALGWQPVTSLSDRLRSTLPPALLPVPSDLGLNLLALLSVALLVQGLIVGWVFLGRYRLHRALRVLLLLWLAFNPLFSNLLLIVGLVDSVFPLRERLARRAAPAEAKP, from the coding sequence ATGAGGCGTACCCGTCTCAGCACACGAGGCCTGACCGAGGGCGCGATTCAGGCTGCCCTGGTGGCAGTACTGGCTCTCCTTACGCGGTACGTCCCGCTGGCCGTACTGGCCACGACCTTCCTGATGCCCCTCCCCTTGATGGTACTCACGATCCGCCACGGCGTGCGGCCGGCGGTGCTGGCAGCAGTGGTTTCCGGCCTGGTGGCCGGTGTGCTCTCCGGAGACCTGCTGACCGGCGTGGGGATCCTCGTGGCAGTGGCTCCATTCGGCATCATGGTGGGCTTGGGGGCGCGGCGGGGGTGGAGTGGGCCGGCCATTGTGGGGGTAGCGGTCCTGGTTTCAGGAGTGTCGCTGGTGGCCAACGGGCTGCTGCTGCTGGCCTTCCTGGGGATCAATCCGGTGCAGCAGTACAGCGAGATGGTGTTGACCATGCGCCAGCAGATGGAGGGTGCGGCCTCCCTCTACGGGCGGCTGGGTCTCGGCCAGGAGGCGGCGGAGTCCTATCGCCGCACCATGCTGGCGGTGCTGGACCTGATGCCGCGGCTGGTGCTCTTCGGCTTCGTGACCACGGCGGTGACCACCGGCTGGCTGAACTACGAGGTCGCCCGGCCGATCCTGCGCCGGGTCGGCCACCCCCTGCCGGCGCTGCCCCCGGCGTCGACCTGGCGATTGCCTGGCTTGGCCCTGTGGCTGTTGCCCCTGGCCTGGCTGATCTCAGCCCTGGGGTGGCAGCCGGTGACGTCCCTGTCCGATCGGCTGCGCAGCACTCTGCCCCCTGCCCTCCTGCCCGTCCCCTCGGACCTTGGCCTCAACCTCCTGGCATTGCTCTCGGTGGCCCTGCTGGTCCAGGGACTGATCGTGGGGTGGGTCTTCCTGGGGCGGTACCGCCTGCACCGGGCCCTCCGCGTCCTGCTGCTGCTGTGGCTGGCGTTCAACCCCCTCTTCAGCAACCTGCTGCTGATCGTGGGCCTGGTCGACTCCGTTTTTCCCCTGCGGGAGCGGCTGGCGCGGCGGGCAGCCCCGGCGGAGGCGAAGCCGTGA
- the rpsR gene encoding 30S ribosomal protein S18, which produces MADREKEKSDRKQWRRRPKRKVCAFCAEKATFIDYKDAGKLRRYVTERGKILPRRISGTCARHQRSLAVAIKRARELAMLPYTSE; this is translated from the coding sequence ATGGCCGACCGCGAGAAGGAGAAGAGTGACCGCAAGCAGTGGCGCCGGCGTCCCAAGCGCAAAGTCTGCGCTTTTTGCGCCGAAAAAGCCACTTTTATCGACTATAAGGATGCCGGCAAGCTGCGCCGCTATGTCACGGAGCGGGGAAAGATCCTGCCGCGGCGGATCTCCGGGACCTGTGCCAGGCACCAGCGGTCACTGGCGGTGGCGATCAAACGGGCCAGAGAGCTGGCCATGCTACCCTATACCAGCGAATAG
- the rpsF gene encoding 30S ribosomal protein S6, whose translation MPQYEMVYIVRPDLEPDAVRAAVDRIGQRVTEQGGSVDHVEVWGKRRLAYPLRKFREGIYVLTRFTIDSAHIPEFKRLTRIMDEVMRLLIVKAEGPLPAVKAVPAPSAEPRAAHEPVAVEPSADRGGPEGT comes from the coding sequence ATGCCTCAGTACGAGATGGTCTATATCGTCCGGCCGGATCTGGAGCCGGACGCCGTGCGGGCTGCGGTCGACCGCATCGGTCAGCGCGTGACCGAGCAGGGCGGCAGCGTGGACCATGTGGAGGTGTGGGGCAAGCGCCGGCTGGCCTATCCGCTGCGGAAGTTCCGTGAGGGGATCTACGTGCTGACCCGCTTCACCATTGACAGCGCCCACATCCCGGAGTTCAAGCGGTTGACCCGCATCATGGACGAGGTGATGCGGCTGCTGATCGTCAAGGCCGAGGGCCCGCTGCCGGCGGTCAAGGCCGTCCCCGCGCCGTCCGCCGAGCCGCGCGCGGCCCACGAGCCTGTGGCAGTGGAGCCGTCCGCCGACCGCGGCGGCCCCGAGGGAACCTAG